A part of Emys orbicularis isolate rEmyOrb1 chromosome 13, rEmyOrb1.hap1, whole genome shotgun sequence genomic DNA contains:
- the PDE6G gene encoding retinal rod rhodopsin-sensitive cGMP 3',5'-cyclic phosphodiesterase subunit gamma — protein sequence MSLEPPKLEIKSATRVTGGPVTPRKGPPKFKQRQTRQFKSKPPKKGTQGFGDDIPGMEGLGTDITVICPWEAFSHLELHELAQYGII from the exons ATGAGCCTGGAGCCCCCAAAGCTGGAGATCAAGTCGGCCACCAGGGTGACTGGAGGGCCAGTCACCCCCAGGAAAGGGCCCCCCAAATTCAAGCAGAGGCAAACCAGGCAGTTCAAGAGCAAGCCACCCAAGAAGGGGACCCAAGG GTTCGGTGATGACatccctggcatggaggggctggGAACAG ACATCACCGTGATTTGCCCCTGGGAAGCTTTCAGTCACCTGGAACTCCACGAGCTGGCGCAGTACGGCATCATCTAG
- the TSPAN10 gene encoding tetraspanin-10, with amino-acid sequence MTSGHGPASTGEKLFMMVTPFATRFSFEKVKVEEDERSPLLPEARRLGKLLSSPNVPGPLFSPAGDPDTGLPEKHPGKWDLLLPPGHNLDSCSYCIKYLTFLWNLLFSVLGLLILAFGIWGLLDKESLVSERIAHLGSDPMLFFVLVGLAVSTISLAGCMGALYENTCLLKFFTGGVIAFVILEILGGLVLYSLRHQIKGSLQNTMLVAVLRYQDDPDLRFIMDEVQMGLQCCGVESYQDWKMNMYFNCSSPGVQACGVPASCCLNPLENGTITNSQCGFGALGMEEFAAQSIISLGGCAPQLSRWLHGHGGVLSACFVFLILVEVGGFLLATKLLADLAFARARGWQPGTW; translated from the exons ATGACATCTGGACATGGCCCAGCAAGCACAGGAGAGAAGCTCTTCATGATGGTCACCCCCTTTGCTACGCGATTTTCCTTCGAGAAGGTGAAGGTGGAAGAAGATGAGAGGAGCCCGTTGTTACCAGAG GCACGCCGACTGGGCAAGCTGCTTTCTTCACCCAACGTCCCTGGCCCCCTGTTCTCTCCCGCTGGAGACCCAGACACTGGATTGCCAGAGAAGCACCCAGGAAAATGGGATCTTCTACTGCCTCCCGGCCACAACCTGGATTCCTGCAGCTATTGCATTAAGTACCTGACCTTCCTCTGGAACCTCTTGTTCTCTGTGCTGGGTTTGCTGATCTTGGCCTTTGGGATCTGGGGGCTCCTGGACAAGGAGTCCCTGGTAAGTGAGCGTATAGCCCACCTGGGCTCTGACCCCATGCTCTTCTTTGTCCTGGTGGGTCTGGCCGTCAGCACCATCTCTCTGGCAGGCTGCATGGGAGCGCTCTATGAAAACACCTGCCTGCTCAAGTTCTTTACTGGGGGAGTCATCGCTTTTGTCATCTTGGAGATTCTCGGCGGGCTCGTACTGTATTCTCTGAGACACCAGATCAAGGGCTCCCTGCAGAACACCATGCTGGTGGCTGTCCTAAGGTACCAGGATGACCCAGATCTGAGATTCATCATGGACGAAGTTCAGATGGGCTTGCAATGCTGTGGCGTGGAGTCCTACCAGGACTGGAAAATGAACAT GTATTTTAACTGCAGCTCCCCCGGTGTGCAAGCCTGCGGCGTTCCCGCTTCCTGCTGTCTGAATCCCCTGGAGAACGGCACCATCACAAACTCCCAGTGTGGCTTCGGAGCCCTCGGCATGGAGGAGTTTGCGGCTCAAAGTATCATCTCCCTCGGCGGCTGCGCGCCCCAGCTGAGCCGGTGGCTTCACGGCCACGGGGGGGTGCTGAGCGCCTGCTTTGTGTTTCTGATCCTGGTTGAAGTTGGAGGCTTCTTATTGGCAACCAAGTTACTGGCAGACCTGGCATTTGCCAGAGCGCGAGGGTGGCAGCCAGGGACTTGGTGA